One window of the Trifolium pratense cultivar HEN17-A07 linkage group LG2, ARS_RC_1.1, whole genome shotgun sequence genome contains the following:
- the LOC123908098 gene encoding linoleate 13S-lipoxygenase 2-1, chloroplastic-like isoform X1: MTTTKSHHNVKALVTMKTLLLKKPLDVHSLFITNNASSSSYIWRKLDTYSFHKNNSTYNLFLKSSLPLSKKVISPCIVMATTKSHHNVKALVTMKTFLLKKPLHVHSSFITNNASSSSYIWRKLDTYSFHKNNSTYNLFLKSSLPLSKKVISPCIVMATTKSHHNVKALVSVKKSDDGLLKNLVTGIVGNNHLVLELVSSELDPKTNSEIETIKGKAHETEKNENEVQYEATFELPTNFGNVGAVLVENEHSKEIFLKNIVLDGFPDGPVHLSCKSWIQPKHDTPTKRVFFTNKMYLPSQTPSGLRKLRENELIELRGNGEGERKSSDRIYDYDVYNDLGDPDTNIALKRPVLGGSKQYPYPRRCRTGRKHSNTDPSYETRDSSSFYVPRDEAFAEIKEIQFDTTTASSGVKTILESLDTILTDIDLGFVSFEDIDTLYKEGFQLPSSLDSNKLTLLQKVIPKLIKATNDSQNFLRFDTPEALKRDKFFWLSDEEFARETLAGANPNSIQLVKEWPLRSKLESQIYGSPESAITREVVESQIIGYTTVEEAIQEKKLFMLDYHDLYLPYVSKVRELKNTTLYGSRTLFFLTKQGTLKPLVIELTRPIIGDKPQWKQIFTPASDSTNLWLWRLAKTHVLAHDTGYHEIISHWLRTHCVVEPFVIATNRQLSTMHPIYKLLHPHLRYTLEINSLGRQILTSAYGVIEDTFFTKKYSMELSSVAYDKLWQFDLQGLPNDLIHRGMAVEDSNAQHGLKLAIEDYPFANDGLLIWDAIKQWVTDYVNHYYPSPSIIESDQELQAWWTEVRTKGHSDKSEEPWWPNLKTQKDLVDIITTIAWIASAHHSATNFAQYAYGGYFPNRPTIARNNMPTEDPTKEEWEKFVNKPEQTLLECFPSQIQATLVMTILNLLSYHSPDEEYLGQLIEPSWTENPTIKVAFKKFNGRLKEIEGIIDSRNANSDLKNRNGAGIVPYELMKPFSGPGVTGKGVPYSISI, encoded by the exons CCATGAAGACATTTTTGTTGAAGAAACCATTACATGTCCATTCATCATTTATCACTAACAATGCATCTTCCTCTTCCTATATATGGAGGAAATTAGACACCTATAGTTTCCACAAAAACAATAGTACTTATAATTTGTTCTTGAAATCTTCTCTGCCTCTAAGTAAGAAAGTTATTTCTCCTTGCATTGTGATGGCAACAACCAAATCTCATCATAATGTCAAAGCTTTAGTGAGTGTGAAGAAAAGTGATGATGGTCTCCTAAAGAATCTTGTTACTGGTATTGTTGGTAATAATCACTTGGTTTTGGAGCTGGTCAGCTCTGAACTTGATCCAA aaacGAACTCGGAGATTGAGACAATAAAAGGAAAAGCACATGAAACAGAGAAAAATGAGAACGAAGTTCAATATGAAGCAACATTTGAGTTACCAACAAATTTTGGAAATGTGGGTGCTGTTTTGGTTGAAAATGAACACAGCAAAGAGATATTTCTAAAGAACATAGTCCTTGATGGTTTCCCTGATGGGCCTGTCCACCTTAGTTGTAAATCATGGATTCAGCCCAAGCATGATACTCCTACAAAGAGAGTTTTCTTCACTAACAAG ATGTATTTGCCATCACAAACACCAAGTGGATTAAGAAAGCTGAGAGAAAATGAGTTAATAGAACTAAGAGGAAATGGTGAAGGAGAAAGAAAAAGTTCAGACAGAATCTATGACTATGATGTCTATAATGATCTTGGTGATCCTGACACCAACATTGCCCTCAAAAGACCTGTTCTTGGTGGCTCTAAACAATATCCTTATCCAAGACGCTGTCGCACTGGTCGAAAACATTCAAATACAG ATCCATCATATGAAACGCGAGACTCGAGTAGTTTTTATGTTCCTCGCGATGAGGCTTTTGCCGAGATAAAGGAGATACAATTTGACACAACCACAGCGTCCTCGGGAGTAAAAACAATTCTGGAATCCTTGGATACAATTCTAACTGACATAGATCTTGGATTTGTTAGCTTTGAAGACATAGACACACTTTACAAAGAAGGATTTCAATTACCATCATCTCTAGACTCCAATAAGTTAACATTGCTCCAAAAAGTCATTCCCAAGTTGATCAAGGCTACTAATGATAGCCAAAACTTTTTGCGCTTCGATACACCAGAAGCACTTAAAA GAGACAAATTCTTTTGGCTATCAGATGAGGAATTTGCAAGGGAGACTTTGGCAGGGGCCAACCCAAATAGCATCCAATTAGTCAAG GAATGGCCTCTAAGAAGTAAACTAGAATCACAAATTTATGGTTCACCAGAATCAGCTATCACAAGAGAAGTCGTCGAGTCGCAGATAATTGGTTATACAACAGTTGAAGAG GCCATTCAAGAGAAGAAATTGTTTATGTTAGACTACCATGATTTGTATTTACCATATGTAAGCAAAGTGAGGGAATTGAAGAATACTACACTGTATGGATCAAGAACATTGTTCTTCCTCACAAAACAAGGCACATTAAAGCCACTAGTTATTGAGCTCACTAGACCAATTATTGGTGATAAACCACAATGGAAACAAATTTTCACACCTGCTTCTGATTCTACCAATCTTTGGCTTTGGAGGCTTGCCAAAACACATGTTCTTGCTCATGATACCGGTTACCATGAAATTATAAGCCATTG GTTAAGAACTCATTGTGTTGTAGAACCTTTTGTCATTGCAACAAATAGACAACTTAGCACCATGCATCCAATCTACAAGTTACTTCATCCACATCTCAGATATACCTTGGAGATCAATTCACTTGGTCGTCAGATTCTTACTAGTGCTTATGGTGTCATTGAAGACACATTCTTTACTAAAAAGTATTCAATGGAATTAAGTTCTGTGGCATATGATAAGCTTTGGCAATTTGATTTGCAAGGACTACCAAATGATCTTATCCATAG aggaatGGCTGTGGAAGATTCTAATGCACAACATGGCCTTAAGCTAGCAATTGAAGACTACCCTTTTGCCAATGATGGTCTTCTCATATGGGATGCTATTAAACAATGGGTGACAGATTATGTCAACCATTACTATCCAAGTCCAAGTATCATAGAATCTGATCAAGAGCTTCAAGCATGGTGGACAGAAGTTCGAACAAAGGGTCACAGCGACAAATCTGAAGAACCATGGTGGCCAAATCTCAAAACACAAAAAGATCTTGTTGATATCATCACAACTATAGCTTGGATAGCATCTGCTCATCATTCAGCTACAAACTTTGCACAATATGCATATGGAGGCTATTTTCCTAATAGACCTACAATTGCTAGAAACAATATGCCTACAGAAGACCCTACAAAGGAAGAATGGGAAAAATTTGTGAACAAACCTGAGCAAACACTTTTGGAATGTTTTCCATCACAAATTCAAGCAACCTTAGTGATGACAATTTTGAACTTATTGTCATATCATTCACCAGATGAAGAGTACTTAGGACAACTCATTGAACCATCATGGACTGAGAATCCAACAATAAAGGTAGCATTTAAAAAGTTTAATGGGAGATTGAAGGAAATTGAAGGTATAATAGACTCAAGGAATGCAAATAGTGATTTGAAAAATAGGAATGGAGCTGGGATAGTGCCATATGagcttatgaaaccattttcAGGACCTGGAGTCACTGGAAAGGGAGTTCCATATAGCATATCTATTTAG
- the LOC123908098 gene encoding linoleate 13S-lipoxygenase 2-1, chloroplastic-like isoform X2: MKTFLLKKPLHVHSSFITNNASSSSYIWRKLDTYSFHKNNSTYNLFLKSSLPLSKKVISPCIVMATTKSHHNVKALVSVKKSDDGLLKNLVTGIVGNNHLVLELVSSELDPKTNSEIETIKGKAHETEKNENEVQYEATFELPTNFGNVGAVLVENEHSKEIFLKNIVLDGFPDGPVHLSCKSWIQPKHDTPTKRVFFTNKMYLPSQTPSGLRKLRENELIELRGNGEGERKSSDRIYDYDVYNDLGDPDTNIALKRPVLGGSKQYPYPRRCRTGRKHSNTDPSYETRDSSSFYVPRDEAFAEIKEIQFDTTTASSGVKTILESLDTILTDIDLGFVSFEDIDTLYKEGFQLPSSLDSNKLTLLQKVIPKLIKATNDSQNFLRFDTPEALKRDKFFWLSDEEFARETLAGANPNSIQLVKEWPLRSKLESQIYGSPESAITREVVESQIIGYTTVEEAIQEKKLFMLDYHDLYLPYVSKVRELKNTTLYGSRTLFFLTKQGTLKPLVIELTRPIIGDKPQWKQIFTPASDSTNLWLWRLAKTHVLAHDTGYHEIISHWLRTHCVVEPFVIATNRQLSTMHPIYKLLHPHLRYTLEINSLGRQILTSAYGVIEDTFFTKKYSMELSSVAYDKLWQFDLQGLPNDLIHRGMAVEDSNAQHGLKLAIEDYPFANDGLLIWDAIKQWVTDYVNHYYPSPSIIESDQELQAWWTEVRTKGHSDKSEEPWWPNLKTQKDLVDIITTIAWIASAHHSATNFAQYAYGGYFPNRPTIARNNMPTEDPTKEEWEKFVNKPEQTLLECFPSQIQATLVMTILNLLSYHSPDEEYLGQLIEPSWTENPTIKVAFKKFNGRLKEIEGIIDSRNANSDLKNRNGAGIVPYELMKPFSGPGVTGKGVPYSISI; the protein is encoded by the exons ATGAAGACATTTTTGTTGAAGAAACCATTACATGTCCATTCATCATTTATCACTAACAATGCATCTTCCTCTTCCTATATATGGAGGAAATTAGACACCTATAGTTTCCACAAAAACAATAGTACTTATAATTTGTTCTTGAAATCTTCTCTGCCTCTAAGTAAGAAAGTTATTTCTCCTTGCATTGTGATGGCAACAACCAAATCTCATCATAATGTCAAAGCTTTAGTGAGTGTGAAGAAAAGTGATGATGGTCTCCTAAAGAATCTTGTTACTGGTATTGTTGGTAATAATCACTTGGTTTTGGAGCTGGTCAGCTCTGAACTTGATCCAA aaacGAACTCGGAGATTGAGACAATAAAAGGAAAAGCACATGAAACAGAGAAAAATGAGAACGAAGTTCAATATGAAGCAACATTTGAGTTACCAACAAATTTTGGAAATGTGGGTGCTGTTTTGGTTGAAAATGAACACAGCAAAGAGATATTTCTAAAGAACATAGTCCTTGATGGTTTCCCTGATGGGCCTGTCCACCTTAGTTGTAAATCATGGATTCAGCCCAAGCATGATACTCCTACAAAGAGAGTTTTCTTCACTAACAAG ATGTATTTGCCATCACAAACACCAAGTGGATTAAGAAAGCTGAGAGAAAATGAGTTAATAGAACTAAGAGGAAATGGTGAAGGAGAAAGAAAAAGTTCAGACAGAATCTATGACTATGATGTCTATAATGATCTTGGTGATCCTGACACCAACATTGCCCTCAAAAGACCTGTTCTTGGTGGCTCTAAACAATATCCTTATCCAAGACGCTGTCGCACTGGTCGAAAACATTCAAATACAG ATCCATCATATGAAACGCGAGACTCGAGTAGTTTTTATGTTCCTCGCGATGAGGCTTTTGCCGAGATAAAGGAGATACAATTTGACACAACCACAGCGTCCTCGGGAGTAAAAACAATTCTGGAATCCTTGGATACAATTCTAACTGACATAGATCTTGGATTTGTTAGCTTTGAAGACATAGACACACTTTACAAAGAAGGATTTCAATTACCATCATCTCTAGACTCCAATAAGTTAACATTGCTCCAAAAAGTCATTCCCAAGTTGATCAAGGCTACTAATGATAGCCAAAACTTTTTGCGCTTCGATACACCAGAAGCACTTAAAA GAGACAAATTCTTTTGGCTATCAGATGAGGAATTTGCAAGGGAGACTTTGGCAGGGGCCAACCCAAATAGCATCCAATTAGTCAAG GAATGGCCTCTAAGAAGTAAACTAGAATCACAAATTTATGGTTCACCAGAATCAGCTATCACAAGAGAAGTCGTCGAGTCGCAGATAATTGGTTATACAACAGTTGAAGAG GCCATTCAAGAGAAGAAATTGTTTATGTTAGACTACCATGATTTGTATTTACCATATGTAAGCAAAGTGAGGGAATTGAAGAATACTACACTGTATGGATCAAGAACATTGTTCTTCCTCACAAAACAAGGCACATTAAAGCCACTAGTTATTGAGCTCACTAGACCAATTATTGGTGATAAACCACAATGGAAACAAATTTTCACACCTGCTTCTGATTCTACCAATCTTTGGCTTTGGAGGCTTGCCAAAACACATGTTCTTGCTCATGATACCGGTTACCATGAAATTATAAGCCATTG GTTAAGAACTCATTGTGTTGTAGAACCTTTTGTCATTGCAACAAATAGACAACTTAGCACCATGCATCCAATCTACAAGTTACTTCATCCACATCTCAGATATACCTTGGAGATCAATTCACTTGGTCGTCAGATTCTTACTAGTGCTTATGGTGTCATTGAAGACACATTCTTTACTAAAAAGTATTCAATGGAATTAAGTTCTGTGGCATATGATAAGCTTTGGCAATTTGATTTGCAAGGACTACCAAATGATCTTATCCATAG aggaatGGCTGTGGAAGATTCTAATGCACAACATGGCCTTAAGCTAGCAATTGAAGACTACCCTTTTGCCAATGATGGTCTTCTCATATGGGATGCTATTAAACAATGGGTGACAGATTATGTCAACCATTACTATCCAAGTCCAAGTATCATAGAATCTGATCAAGAGCTTCAAGCATGGTGGACAGAAGTTCGAACAAAGGGTCACAGCGACAAATCTGAAGAACCATGGTGGCCAAATCTCAAAACACAAAAAGATCTTGTTGATATCATCACAACTATAGCTTGGATAGCATCTGCTCATCATTCAGCTACAAACTTTGCACAATATGCATATGGAGGCTATTTTCCTAATAGACCTACAATTGCTAGAAACAATATGCCTACAGAAGACCCTACAAAGGAAGAATGGGAAAAATTTGTGAACAAACCTGAGCAAACACTTTTGGAATGTTTTCCATCACAAATTCAAGCAACCTTAGTGATGACAATTTTGAACTTATTGTCATATCATTCACCAGATGAAGAGTACTTAGGACAACTCATTGAACCATCATGGACTGAGAATCCAACAATAAAGGTAGCATTTAAAAAGTTTAATGGGAGATTGAAGGAAATTGAAGGTATAATAGACTCAAGGAATGCAAATAGTGATTTGAAAAATAGGAATGGAGCTGGGATAGTGCCATATGagcttatgaaaccattttcAGGACCTGGAGTCACTGGAAAGGGAGTTCCATATAGCATATCTATTTAG
- the LOC123908098 gene encoding linoleate 13S-lipoxygenase 2-1, chloroplastic-like isoform X6 produces the protein MKTFLLKKPLHVHSSFITNNASSSSYIWRKLDTYSFHKNNSTYNLFLKSSLPLSKKVISPCIVMATTKSHHNVKALVSVKKSDDGLLKNLVTGIVGNNHLVLELVSSELDPKTNSEIETIKGKAHETEKNENEVQYEATFELPTNFGNVGAVLVENEHSKEIFLKNIVLDGFPDGPVHLSCKSWIQPKHDTPTKRVFFTNKMYLPSQTPSGLRKLRENELIELRGNGEGERKSSDRIYDYDVYNDLGDPDTNIALKRPVLGGSKQYPYPRRCRTGRKHSNTGDKFFWLSDEEFARETLAGANPNSIQLVKEWPLRSKLESQIYGSPESAITREVVESQIIGYTTVEEAIQEKKLFMLDYHDLYLPYVSKVRELKNTTLYGSRTLFFLTKQGTLKPLVIELTRPIIGDKPQWKQIFTPASDSTNLWLWRLAKTHVLAHDTGYHEIISHWLRTHCVVEPFVIATNRQLSTMHPIYKLLHPHLRYTLEINSLGRQILTSAYGVIEDTFFTKKYSMELSSVAYDKLWQFDLQGLPNDLIHRGMAVEDSNAQHGLKLAIEDYPFANDGLLIWDAIKQWVTDYVNHYYPSPSIIESDQELQAWWTEVRTKGHSDKSEEPWWPNLKTQKDLVDIITTIAWIASAHHSATNFAQYAYGGYFPNRPTIARNNMPTEDPTKEEWEKFVNKPEQTLLECFPSQIQATLVMTILNLLSYHSPDEEYLGQLIEPSWTENPTIKVAFKKFNGRLKEIEGIIDSRNANSDLKNRNGAGIVPYELMKPFSGPGVTGKGVPYSISI, from the exons ATGAAGACATTTTTGTTGAAGAAACCATTACATGTCCATTCATCATTTATCACTAACAATGCATCTTCCTCTTCCTATATATGGAGGAAATTAGACACCTATAGTTTCCACAAAAACAATAGTACTTATAATTTGTTCTTGAAATCTTCTCTGCCTCTAAGTAAGAAAGTTATTTCTCCTTGCATTGTGATGGCAACAACCAAATCTCATCATAATGTCAAAGCTTTAGTGAGTGTGAAGAAAAGTGATGATGGTCTCCTAAAGAATCTTGTTACTGGTATTGTTGGTAATAATCACTTGGTTTTGGAGCTGGTCAGCTCTGAACTTGATCCAA aaacGAACTCGGAGATTGAGACAATAAAAGGAAAAGCACATGAAACAGAGAAAAATGAGAACGAAGTTCAATATGAAGCAACATTTGAGTTACCAACAAATTTTGGAAATGTGGGTGCTGTTTTGGTTGAAAATGAACACAGCAAAGAGATATTTCTAAAGAACATAGTCCTTGATGGTTTCCCTGATGGGCCTGTCCACCTTAGTTGTAAATCATGGATTCAGCCCAAGCATGATACTCCTACAAAGAGAGTTTTCTTCACTAACAAG ATGTATTTGCCATCACAAACACCAAGTGGATTAAGAAAGCTGAGAGAAAATGAGTTAATAGAACTAAGAGGAAATGGTGAAGGAGAAAGAAAAAGTTCAGACAGAATCTATGACTATGATGTCTATAATGATCTTGGTGATCCTGACACCAACATTGCCCTCAAAAGACCTGTTCTTGGTGGCTCTAAACAATATCCTTATCCAAGACGCTGTCGCACTGGTCGAAAACATTCAAATACAG GAGACAAATTCTTTTGGCTATCAGATGAGGAATTTGCAAGGGAGACTTTGGCAGGGGCCAACCCAAATAGCATCCAATTAGTCAAG GAATGGCCTCTAAGAAGTAAACTAGAATCACAAATTTATGGTTCACCAGAATCAGCTATCACAAGAGAAGTCGTCGAGTCGCAGATAATTGGTTATACAACAGTTGAAGAG GCCATTCAAGAGAAGAAATTGTTTATGTTAGACTACCATGATTTGTATTTACCATATGTAAGCAAAGTGAGGGAATTGAAGAATACTACACTGTATGGATCAAGAACATTGTTCTTCCTCACAAAACAAGGCACATTAAAGCCACTAGTTATTGAGCTCACTAGACCAATTATTGGTGATAAACCACAATGGAAACAAATTTTCACACCTGCTTCTGATTCTACCAATCTTTGGCTTTGGAGGCTTGCCAAAACACATGTTCTTGCTCATGATACCGGTTACCATGAAATTATAAGCCATTG GTTAAGAACTCATTGTGTTGTAGAACCTTTTGTCATTGCAACAAATAGACAACTTAGCACCATGCATCCAATCTACAAGTTACTTCATCCACATCTCAGATATACCTTGGAGATCAATTCACTTGGTCGTCAGATTCTTACTAGTGCTTATGGTGTCATTGAAGACACATTCTTTACTAAAAAGTATTCAATGGAATTAAGTTCTGTGGCATATGATAAGCTTTGGCAATTTGATTTGCAAGGACTACCAAATGATCTTATCCATAG aggaatGGCTGTGGAAGATTCTAATGCACAACATGGCCTTAAGCTAGCAATTGAAGACTACCCTTTTGCCAATGATGGTCTTCTCATATGGGATGCTATTAAACAATGGGTGACAGATTATGTCAACCATTACTATCCAAGTCCAAGTATCATAGAATCTGATCAAGAGCTTCAAGCATGGTGGACAGAAGTTCGAACAAAGGGTCACAGCGACAAATCTGAAGAACCATGGTGGCCAAATCTCAAAACACAAAAAGATCTTGTTGATATCATCACAACTATAGCTTGGATAGCATCTGCTCATCATTCAGCTACAAACTTTGCACAATATGCATATGGAGGCTATTTTCCTAATAGACCTACAATTGCTAGAAACAATATGCCTACAGAAGACCCTACAAAGGAAGAATGGGAAAAATTTGTGAACAAACCTGAGCAAACACTTTTGGAATGTTTTCCATCACAAATTCAAGCAACCTTAGTGATGACAATTTTGAACTTATTGTCATATCATTCACCAGATGAAGAGTACTTAGGACAACTCATTGAACCATCATGGACTGAGAATCCAACAATAAAGGTAGCATTTAAAAAGTTTAATGGGAGATTGAAGGAAATTGAAGGTATAATAGACTCAAGGAATGCAAATAGTGATTTGAAAAATAGGAATGGAGCTGGGATAGTGCCATATGagcttatgaaaccattttcAGGACCTGGAGTCACTGGAAAGGGAGTTCCATATAGCATATCTATTTAG